One window of the Montipora foliosa isolate CH-2021 chromosome 4, ASM3666993v2, whole genome shotgun sequence genome contains the following:
- the LOC138000004 gene encoding U8 snoRNA-decapping enzyme-like, giving the protein MAHFTANVIPRASALALQGYKHCCHVMLHCPTDAKLFGYYPVKHVVLMQLRFDGRFGFPGGFVDGNEDLETAINREVVEELGQTTEPLNINKDDYVISHKYEEYVPQLDVTKKLCLHFFAKRVPLDQFLELEMKKPEPFNLDYEVLGVVRCPLYVMRDKQGGLPSFLQNNFVGNSRQQFLIGLEHASILSQEEIREALRLSQLIQVSLPKL; this is encoded by the exons ATGGCACATTTTACTGCGAATGTTATTCCACGGGCCAGCGCTTTAGCTCTTCAAGGGTACAAGCATTGTTGCCATGTTATGCTCCACTGTCCAACAGATGCAAAATTGTTTGGCTATTATCCGGTGAAGCACGTTGTTCTG ATGCAGCTTCGTTTTGATGGTCGTTTTGGCTTTCCTGGTGGTTTTGTGGATGGCAATGAAGACCTGGAGACAGCTATAAACAGAGAAGTTGTTGAAGAGTTGGGACAGACAACTGAACCGTTGAACATCAACAAAGATGACTATGTCATTTCTCACAAGTACGAAGAATATGTACCTCAGTTGGATGTGACAAAGAAGCTTTGCCTGCATTTCTTCGCCAAGAGAGTACCATTAGATCAGTTCCTAGAACTTGAGATGAAAAAACCAGAACCATTCAATCTAGACTATGAG GTTCTAGGTGTTGTTCGCTGCCCTCTTTACGTCATGCGTGACAAACAAGGAGGACTTCCTTCATTCTTACAAAATAACTTCGTGGGCAACTCCAGACAACAATTTTTAATCGGATTAGAGCACGCGAGCATTTTAAGTCAAGAGGAAATAAGAGAAGCCCTTCGTTTATCACAGTTAATTCAGGTGTCGCTACCAAAACTCTGA
- the LOC138000003 gene encoding protein Wnt-7b-like isoform X3 gives MAKQSLLLCVLVLIFFEEPSSASWMWMGISALSTRSNGNLTTCYGVPGLSSQQMRVCENKPDLIPTLRHGANLGITECKNQFEKERWNCSTTNSSSVFGEVINIGSREAGFVYAITSAGVVHAASKACRLGNLSECACETRRKRKQQFSGWEWGGCDDDVKFGISLSKMFVDAPEYTARAQIFMVTDRKARSARAKKGRYLMNLHNNEVGRRVNWTGASSYVTLGSSKPCAKSLPLPWCFWLLCCQDMLGQSTSLCSCWRCLKSEV, from the exons ATGGCGAAACAATCATTACTGTTGTGCGTTTTGGTATTGATCTTCTTTGAAGAACCTTCCTCTGCTAGCTGGAT gtggATGGGAATTTCGGCCCTCAGTACACGAAGCAATGGTAACTTGACAACGTGCTACGGGGTTCCTGGTTTGTCTTCACAGCAAATGAGGGTATGCGAGAATAAACCAGATCTGATACCAACTCTAAGACACGGAGCTAACTTGGGAATCACTGAATGCAAGAaccaatttgaaaaagaacgctGGAACTGTTCTACAACAAATTCGTCTTCCGTGTTCGGTGAAGTTATCAACATAG GAAGTCGTGAGGCTGGGTTTGTATACGCGATAACGTCGGCTGGTGTAGTACACGCAGCAAGCAAGGCTTGCAGACTTGGAAATCTTAGTGAATGCGCCTGTGAAACGCGAAGGAAGAGAAAACAGCAGTTCAGTGGCTGGGAATGGGGTGGTTGTGATGACGATGTAAAGTTTGGCATATCATTATCCAAGATGTTCGTTGACGCACCTGAGTACACCGCTCGCGCACAAATCTTTATGGTGACGGATAGAAAAGCGAGGTCAGCTCGGGCTAAGAAAGGACGATACCTTATGAACTTACACAACAACGAAGTTGGAAGGAGG GTGAACTGGACTGGCGCGTCTTCTTATGTAACATTAG GTAGTTCAAAGCCTTGTGCGAAATCACTGCCGTTGCCATGGTGTTTCTGGCTCTTGTGCTGTCAAGACATGCTGGGACAAAGTACCAGTCTTTGCTCTTGTTGGCGATGTCTTAAAAGCGAAGTATAG
- the LOC138000003 gene encoding protein Wnt-16-like isoform X5 — protein sequence MAKQSLLLCVLVLIFFEEPSSASWMWMGISALSTRSNGNLTTCYGVPGLSSQQMRVCENKPDLIPTLRHGANLGITECKNQFEKERWNCSTTNSSSVFGEVINIGSREAGFVYAITSAGVVHAASKACRLGNLSECACETRRKRKQQFSGWEWGGCDDDVKFGISLSKMFVDAPEYTARAQIFMVTDRKARSARAKKGRYLMNLHNNEVGRRA from the exons ATGGCGAAACAATCATTACTGTTGTGCGTTTTGGTATTGATCTTCTTTGAAGAACCTTCCTCTGCTAGCTGGAT gtggATGGGAATTTCGGCCCTCAGTACACGAAGCAATGGTAACTTGACAACGTGCTACGGGGTTCCTGGTTTGTCTTCACAGCAAATGAGGGTATGCGAGAATAAACCAGATCTGATACCAACTCTAAGACACGGAGCTAACTTGGGAATCACTGAATGCAAGAaccaatttgaaaaagaacgctGGAACTGTTCTACAACAAATTCGTCTTCCGTGTTCGGTGAAGTTATCAACATAG GAAGTCGTGAGGCTGGGTTTGTATACGCGATAACGTCGGCTGGTGTAGTACACGCAGCAAGCAAGGCTTGCAGACTTGGAAATCTTAGTGAATGCGCCTGTGAAACGCGAAGGAAGAGAAAACAGCAGTTCAGTGGCTGGGAATGGGGTGGTTGTGATGACGATGTAAAGTTTGGCATATCATTATCCAAGATGTTCGTTGACGCACCTGAGTACACCGCTCGCGCACAAATCTTTATGGTGACGGATAGAAAAGCGAGGTCAGCTCGGGCTAAGAAAGGACGATACCTTATGAACTTACACAACAACGAAGTTGGAAGGAGG GCATAA
- the LOC138000003 gene encoding protein Wnt-7b-like isoform X4: protein MAKQSLLLCVLVLIFFEEPSSASWMWMGISALSTRSNGNLTTCYGVPGLSSQQMRVCENKPDLIPTLRHGANLGITECKNQFEKERWNCSTTNSSSVFGEVINIGSREAGFVYAITSAGVVHAASKACRLGNLSECACETRRKRKQQFSGWEWGGCDDDVKFGISLSKMFVDAPEYTARAQIFMVTDRKARSARAKKGRYLMNLHNNEVGRRVQIFRMFRSLIRDLCAILKSFSLKKMPGQLY from the exons ATGGCGAAACAATCATTACTGTTGTGCGTTTTGGTATTGATCTTCTTTGAAGAACCTTCCTCTGCTAGCTGGAT gtggATGGGAATTTCGGCCCTCAGTACACGAAGCAATGGTAACTTGACAACGTGCTACGGGGTTCCTGGTTTGTCTTCACAGCAAATGAGGGTATGCGAGAATAAACCAGATCTGATACCAACTCTAAGACACGGAGCTAACTTGGGAATCACTGAATGCAAGAaccaatttgaaaaagaacgctGGAACTGTTCTACAACAAATTCGTCTTCCGTGTTCGGTGAAGTTATCAACATAG GAAGTCGTGAGGCTGGGTTTGTATACGCGATAACGTCGGCTGGTGTAGTACACGCAGCAAGCAAGGCTTGCAGACTTGGAAATCTTAGTGAATGCGCCTGTGAAACGCGAAGGAAGAGAAAACAGCAGTTCAGTGGCTGGGAATGGGGTGGTTGTGATGACGATGTAAAGTTTGGCATATCATTATCCAAGATGTTCGTTGACGCACCTGAGTACACCGCTCGCGCACAAATCTTTATGGTGACGGATAGAAAAGCGAGGTCAGCTCGGGCTAAGAAAGGACGATACCTTATGAACTTACACAACAACGAAGTTGGAAGGAGG GTTCAAATATTTCGTATGTTTCGTTCGTTGATACGTGATCTCTGCGCAATTTTGAAGAGCTTTTCATTGAAGAAGATGCCCGGACAGCTCTATTAG
- the LOC138000003 gene encoding protein Wnt-16-like isoform X1: MAKQSLLLCVLVLIFFEEPSSASWMWMGISALSTRSNGNLTTCYGVPGLSSQQMRVCENKPDLIPTLRHGANLGITECKNQFEKERWNCSTTNSSSVFGEVINIGSREAGFVYAITSAGVVHAASKACRLGNLSECACETRRKRKQQFSGWEWGGCDDDVKFGISLSKMFVDAPEYTARAQIFMVTDRKARSARAKKGRYLMNLHNNEVGRRVVQSLVRNHCRCHGVSGSCAVKTCWDKVPVFALVGDVLKAKYRDAVEVVYNKRKRRIKRKEQKRVKISRDTMVYIERSPNYCTPNGKLGILGTSGRVCNKTSKGNDRCDLLCCGAGYNTQEVREVNKCQCRFVWCCHVTCKTCPRIYDRNTCK; this comes from the exons ATGGCGAAACAATCATTACTGTTGTGCGTTTTGGTATTGATCTTCTTTGAAGAACCTTCCTCTGCTAGCTGGAT gtggATGGGAATTTCGGCCCTCAGTACACGAAGCAATGGTAACTTGACAACGTGCTACGGGGTTCCTGGTTTGTCTTCACAGCAAATGAGGGTATGCGAGAATAAACCAGATCTGATACCAACTCTAAGACACGGAGCTAACTTGGGAATCACTGAATGCAAGAaccaatttgaaaaagaacgctGGAACTGTTCTACAACAAATTCGTCTTCCGTGTTCGGTGAAGTTATCAACATAG GAAGTCGTGAGGCTGGGTTTGTATACGCGATAACGTCGGCTGGTGTAGTACACGCAGCAAGCAAGGCTTGCAGACTTGGAAATCTTAGTGAATGCGCCTGTGAAACGCGAAGGAAGAGAAAACAGCAGTTCAGTGGCTGGGAATGGGGTGGTTGTGATGACGATGTAAAGTTTGGCATATCATTATCCAAGATGTTCGTTGACGCACCTGAGTACACCGCTCGCGCACAAATCTTTATGGTGACGGATAGAAAAGCGAGGTCAGCTCGGGCTAAGAAAGGACGATACCTTATGAACTTACACAACAACGAAGTTGGAAGGAGG GTAGTTCAAAGCCTTGTGCGAAATCACTGCCGTTGCCATGGTGTTTCTGGCTCTTGTGCTGTCAAGACATGCTGGGACAAAGTACCAGTCTTTGCTCTTGTTGGCGATGTCTTAAAAGCGAAGTATAGAGACGCAGTTGAGGTGGTGtacaacaaaagaaagagaCGTATAAAACGTAAGGAGCAGAAGCGCGTCAAGATAAGCAGAGATACAATGGTGTATATAGAACGCTCACCAAATTACTGCACTCCCAACGGAAAATTGGGGATCCTGGGAACATCCGGACGGGTGTGCAACAAAACATCCAAGGGAAATGATCGGTGCGACCTTTTATGCTGTGGGGCTGGCTATAACACTCAAGAGGTGCGAGAGGTCAATAAGTGTCAATGCCGTTTTGTGTGGTGCTGTCACGTGACTTGTAAAACTTGTCCGCGGATTTATGATCGTAACACATGTAAATAG
- the LOC138000003 gene encoding protein Wnt-16-like isoform X2, giving the protein MGISALSTRSNGNLTTCYGVPGLSSQQMRVCENKPDLIPTLRHGANLGITECKNQFEKERWNCSTTNSSSVFGEVINIGSREAGFVYAITSAGVVHAASKACRLGNLSECACETRRKRKQQFSGWEWGGCDDDVKFGISLSKMFVDAPEYTARAQIFMVTDRKARSARAKKGRYLMNLHNNEVGRRVVQSLVRNHCRCHGVSGSCAVKTCWDKVPVFALVGDVLKAKYRDAVEVVYNKRKRRIKRKEQKRVKISRDTMVYIERSPNYCTPNGKLGILGTSGRVCNKTSKGNDRCDLLCCGAGYNTQEVREVNKCQCRFVWCCHVTCKTCPRIYDRNTCK; this is encoded by the exons ATGGGAATTTCGGCCCTCAGTACACGAAGCAATGGTAACTTGACAACGTGCTACGGGGTTCCTGGTTTGTCTTCACAGCAAATGAGGGTATGCGAGAATAAACCAGATCTGATACCAACTCTAAGACACGGAGCTAACTTGGGAATCACTGAATGCAAGAaccaatttgaaaaagaacgctGGAACTGTTCTACAACAAATTCGTCTTCCGTGTTCGGTGAAGTTATCAACATAG GAAGTCGTGAGGCTGGGTTTGTATACGCGATAACGTCGGCTGGTGTAGTACACGCAGCAAGCAAGGCTTGCAGACTTGGAAATCTTAGTGAATGCGCCTGTGAAACGCGAAGGAAGAGAAAACAGCAGTTCAGTGGCTGGGAATGGGGTGGTTGTGATGACGATGTAAAGTTTGGCATATCATTATCCAAGATGTTCGTTGACGCACCTGAGTACACCGCTCGCGCACAAATCTTTATGGTGACGGATAGAAAAGCGAGGTCAGCTCGGGCTAAGAAAGGACGATACCTTATGAACTTACACAACAACGAAGTTGGAAGGAGG GTAGTTCAAAGCCTTGTGCGAAATCACTGCCGTTGCCATGGTGTTTCTGGCTCTTGTGCTGTCAAGACATGCTGGGACAAAGTACCAGTCTTTGCTCTTGTTGGCGATGTCTTAAAAGCGAAGTATAGAGACGCAGTTGAGGTGGTGtacaacaaaagaaagagaCGTATAAAACGTAAGGAGCAGAAGCGCGTCAAGATAAGCAGAGATACAATGGTGTATATAGAACGCTCACCAAATTACTGCACTCCCAACGGAAAATTGGGGATCCTGGGAACATCCGGACGGGTGTGCAACAAAACATCCAAGGGAAATGATCGGTGCGACCTTTTATGCTGTGGGGCTGGCTATAACACTCAAGAGGTGCGAGAGGTCAATAAGTGTCAATGCCGTTTTGTGTGGTGCTGTCACGTGACTTGTAAAACTTGTCCGCGGATTTATGATCGTAACACATGTAAATAG